In Cryptomeria japonica chromosome 10, Sugi_1.0, whole genome shotgun sequence, a genomic segment contains:
- the LOC131079158 gene encoding pentatricopeptide repeat-containing protein At1g11290, chloroplastic-like yields the protein MLKQRLHILVTTHNFPEDYSTHPQSLQTCILKNTLSRRKKVHSFIAHRRFAFTTRIPFHNKLIYMYVKFGSLVDARKVFDHMKERDSISWNTIIAAYRRHGYPHEAVTLFHNMQQTELQPDQFTFASVLPACAEIGGLEQGMDIHKRMTDRGILSDVVVATALVDMYAKCGRINKARELFDKMPQRNVVSWNAMIAGYAQNGIVEKALETFRQMKLAGVKPNSATFASILPLCAKMGALEQGMDIHQSIKDGELLSDVVVATALVDMYAKCGSVDKARELFDRMRQRNVFSWTAMIAGYAQNGLAEKALKTFKQMQLAGVKPNSTTFASILPACAKMGALEQGMDIHQTIKDRGNFSDVVVATALVDMYAKCGSIDKAYKLFVKMPQRNVISWNAMIAAYGQNGLFEKALETFKQMQLAGVKPDSTTFASILPACAKIGALEQGINIHQSIMEGGVLSEIIVGNALVDMYAKCGSIYKARQLFDKMPQRNVVSWNAMIAGYAQNGYCKDALKIFESMKDYGIYPNIVTFACVLCACSYAGLVDEGCKYFNHMSNPYCISPTVDHYACMVDLLARAGYLEDTLNFIIKMPIKPVMWAGGVRYKW from the exons ATGTTGAAGCAGAGGCTGCACATTCTGGTCACTACACACAACTTCCCTGAAGACTACTCTACACATCCTCAATCATTGCAGACCTGTATTCTCAAGAACACGCTTTCACGACGGAAAAAAGTGCACTCTTTCATTGCTCATAGGCGATTTGCATTTACTACACGCATACCTTTCCATAATAAGCTTATTTACATGTATGTTAAGTTCGGAAGTTTGGTTGATGCCCGTAAAGTTTTTGACCACATGAAAGAACGAGACAGCATCTCATGGAATACGATTATTGCAGCATACAGAAGACATGGGTATCCTCACGAGGCAGTCACACTATTTCACAATATGCAACAAACAGAGCTCCAACCCGATCAGTTCACATTTGCCAGCGTACTTCCAGCCTGTGCCGAAATTGGAGGTTTGGAACAGGGCATGGACATCCATAAAAGAAtgacggatagaggaattttgtcagatgtcgtagttgcaactgctctggtagacatgtatgcaaaatgtggaaggatAAACAAGgcgcgtgaactgtttgacaaaatgcctcagagaaatgtggtctcatggaatgccatgattgcaggatatgcgcagaatggaattgttgaaaagGCTCTGGAAACCTTCAGGCAGAtgaaattggcaggtgtaaagccaaattccgcaacatttgccagcatcctccctctctgtgccaaaatgggagctttggaacagggtatggacatccaccaAAGTATAAAAGACGGAGaacttttgtcagatgttgtagttgcaactgcactggtagacatgtatgcaaaatgtggaagcgtaGACAAGGCACgagaattgtttgacagaatgcgtCAAAGAAATGTAttctcgtggactgcaatgattgctggatatgcacaaaatggacttGCTGAAAAGGCcttaaaaactttcaagcaaatgcaactggcaggtgtaaagccaaattccacaacctttgccagcatccttcctgcctgtgccaaaatgggagctttggaacagggtatggacatccatcaaaccaTAAAAGATAGAGGGAAtttttcagatgttgtagttgcaactgccctagttgatatgtatgcaaaatgtggaagcatagataagGCATATAAACTATTTgtaaaaatgcctcaaagaaatgtgatctcatggaatgccatgattgcagcaTATGGACAAAATGGACTTTTTGAAAAGGCCCTAGAgacattcaagcaaatgcaattggcaggtgtaaagccagattccacaacctttgccagcatcctccccgcctgtgccaaaataggagctttggaacagggtattaacattcatcaaagcataatggaagggGGGGTTCTGTCAGaaattatagttggaaatgctctggtagacatgtatgcaaaatgtggaagtatatACAAGGCACGTCAActttttgacaaaatgcctcaaagaaatgtggtatcatggaatgccatgattgcaggatatgcacaaaatggatattGCAAGGATGCTCTCAAAATCTTCGAATCGATGAAGGACTATGGAATATATCCTAACATTGTAACTTTTGCTTGTGTTCTATGTGCATGCAGCTATGCTGGTTTAGTGGATGAGGGCTGCAAGTACTTCAACCACATGAGTAACCCTTATTGCATTAGTCCTACAGTTGATCATTATGCATGCATGGTTGACCTTCTTGCCCGTGCTGGCTATCTTGAGGACACCTTAAACTTTATCATTAAGATGCCAATTAAACCTGTG ATGTGGGCAGGTGGTGTGAGGTACAAAtggtaa